From the Streptomyces nigrescens genome, one window contains:
- a CDS encoding SRPBCC family protein, with protein sequence MAEHTSSSITIEAAPAEVMGVIADFDRYPEWTGEVKEAEVLAKDDRGRAEQVRLLLDAGAIKDDHTLAYTWTGENEVSWSLVKSQMLRALDGSYHLSALGSGARTEVTYQLTVDVKIPMLGMIKRKAEKVIIDRALAGLKKRVESGHDGPQAPADEAKKL encoded by the coding sequence ATGGCCGAACACACCAGCTCGAGCATCACGATCGAGGCGGCACCCGCCGAAGTGATGGGAGTGATCGCCGACTTTGACCGCTACCCGGAATGGACCGGAGAGGTCAAAGAGGCAGAGGTGCTCGCCAAGGACGACCGCGGCCGCGCCGAGCAGGTGCGCCTGCTGCTGGACGCCGGAGCGATCAAGGACGACCACACCCTCGCCTACACCTGGACCGGCGAGAACGAGGTCAGCTGGTCCCTGGTCAAGTCCCAGATGCTGCGCGCCCTCGACGGCTCCTACCACCTCTCCGCGCTCGGCAGCGGCGCGCGCACCGAGGTGACCTACCAGCTCACCGTCGACGTCAAGATCCCGATGCTCGGGATGATCAAGCGCAAGGCCGAGAAGGTCATCATCGACCGTGCGCTGGCCGGGCTGAAGAAGCGCGTCGAGAGCGGCCACGACGGCCCGCAGGCGCCCGCCGACGAGGCCAAGAAGCTCTGA
- a CDS encoding rhomboid family intramembrane serine protease, with amino-acid sequence MTNVLIGLCCAVFVLGPASGLNRIYGTGDALLKAQTAYYERWGVIPLDLWSGSVRALITPLTALFVHGSWLHLLGNVLFLYVFGAMAEARMGRLPFTAFYLIIGYLALLGYAAAHAGSGQTLVGASGSISGVLGAFLYLFPTARVTSLFPFLFFLPLRFPAWIVLLFWFALQWQAAQDDPRGPGVAYLAHVIGFALGFLYAWARYGRDSVGATRANDRATEEESQP; translated from the coding sequence ATGACGAATGTGCTGATCGGCCTGTGCTGTGCGGTCTTCGTGCTCGGCCCCGCCTCCGGCCTGAACCGGATATACGGCACCGGCGATGCCCTGCTGAAGGCCCAGACCGCCTATTACGAGCGGTGGGGCGTGATCCCACTGGATCTGTGGAGCGGCTCGGTACGGGCGCTGATCACCCCGCTCACCGCACTGTTCGTGCACGGCAGCTGGCTGCACCTGCTCGGCAACGTGCTCTTCCTGTACGTCTTCGGCGCGATGGCCGAGGCACGCATGGGCCGGCTGCCGTTCACCGCCTTTTACCTCATCATCGGCTACCTGGCGCTGCTCGGCTACGCGGCCGCACACGCCGGCTCGGGCCAGACGCTGGTGGGTGCCTCCGGCTCCATCTCCGGCGTACTGGGCGCCTTCCTCTACCTGTTCCCCACGGCCCGCGTCACCAGCCTCTTCCCCTTCCTCTTCTTCCTGCCGCTGCGCTTTCCCGCCTGGATCGTGCTGCTCTTCTGGTTCGCCCTGCAGTGGCAGGCCGCGCAGGACGACCCCCGCGGACCGGGCGTCGCCTACCTCGCCCATGTCATCGGCTTCGCGCTCGGCTTCCTCTACGCATGGGCCCGCTACGGGAGGGATAGTGTGGGAGCCACCAGGGCGAACGACCGGGCGACCGAGGAAGAGAGCCAGCCGTGA
- a CDS encoding glycosyltransferase 87 family protein yields the protein MTSISRARGVWLPVAAWALTRAVVLLCVLRVLVLPGPDVTTDVSVIYQGWFEVLKTGTFPLNDVTWQYPPAAALAILSPGLLPFLGYAPAFYVLVLVADAATLALLLRTGRRADHRPAGAWVWIAGVALLGPTAYARYDLMVTAVAVAALFAAVRRPRVAGALIAFGALLKVWPALLLTGAALRGRRARALWWSAAGTAAALTLFFVAAAPGALAFLTFQRDRGTEVESLGALVFHVARHFGWDGQVLLNYGSLEFLGPGVPFVSTVALTLSLAAVGWLFLWRVRVRELRPATLCEAAFTATLLFTTTSRVISPQYMLWLVALGAVCVTVRAGRQTLPVVLVLLATGVTLLEFPVGFAEVVASEPWGVTLLFVRNGLLVAASLLACRRLWTSTRGDGQERTGTAGVVRARRAADATASAAPELTGTAAQPRTDGATPAP from the coding sequence ATGACCAGCATCAGCAGAGCGCGCGGGGTGTGGCTCCCGGTCGCGGCCTGGGCCCTGACCCGGGCCGTGGTCCTGCTGTGCGTCCTGAGAGTGCTGGTGCTGCCGGGGCCGGATGTCACCACCGATGTCTCGGTGATCTACCAGGGCTGGTTCGAGGTCCTCAAGACCGGCACCTTCCCGCTGAACGATGTGACCTGGCAGTACCCGCCGGCCGCCGCGCTCGCCATCCTCTCCCCCGGTCTGCTGCCGTTCCTGGGCTACGCCCCGGCGTTCTACGTCCTGGTCCTGGTCGCGGACGCGGCGACGCTGGCGCTCCTGCTGCGGACCGGCCGGCGGGCGGACCACCGGCCGGCCGGCGCCTGGGTGTGGATCGCGGGGGTGGCGCTGCTGGGCCCGACGGCCTACGCCCGCTACGACCTGATGGTCACCGCCGTCGCCGTCGCCGCGCTGTTCGCGGCCGTGCGTCGGCCACGGGTCGCGGGCGCGCTGATCGCCTTCGGGGCGCTGCTGAAGGTCTGGCCCGCGCTGCTGCTGACCGGCGCCGCGCTGCGCGGCCGCCGGGCCCGCGCCCTGTGGTGGAGCGCGGCCGGCACCGCGGCCGCGCTGACGCTGTTCTTCGTGGCCGCCGCACCGGGCGCGCTGGCCTTCCTCACCTTCCAGCGCGACCGCGGTACGGAGGTCGAGTCGCTCGGGGCGCTGGTCTTCCATGTCGCCCGCCACTTCGGGTGGGACGGCCAGGTGCTGCTGAACTACGGCTCGCTGGAGTTCCTCGGCCCGGGTGTCCCGTTCGTCAGCACCGTGGCGCTCACCCTGAGCCTGGCCGCCGTGGGCTGGCTGTTCCTGTGGCGGGTGCGGGTCCGGGAGCTGCGCCCCGCGACGCTGTGCGAGGCCGCCTTCACCGCCACGCTGCTGTTCACGACCACCAGCCGGGTGATCAGCCCGCAGTACATGCTCTGGCTGGTGGCGCTGGGCGCGGTGTGTGTGACCGTACGCGCCGGCCGGCAGACGCTGCCGGTGGTGCTGGTCCTGCTCGCCACCGGGGTCACCCTGCTGGAGTTCCCCGTCGGATTCGCGGAGGTCGTGGCGAGCGAGCCGTGGGGGGTCACCCTGCTGTTCGTGCGCAACGGGCTGCTGGTCGCCGCGTCACTGCTCGCCTGCCGCCGGCTGTGGACCTCGACGCGCGGCGACGGGCAGGAGCGGACCGGGACGGCCGGCGTGGTGCGCGCGCGCCGTGCCGCCGACGCGACCGCCTCCGCTGCCCCGGAGCTCACCGGCACCGCCGCGCAGCCACGGACGGACGGGGCGACGCCGGCGCCGTGA
- a CDS encoding AMP-dependent synthetase/ligase, whose translation MREFSLPALYEVPADGNLTDLIRRNAAQHPDVAVMGRKVNGEWQDVTAAAFLAEVRAAAKGLIASGVGPGDRVGLMSRTRYEWTLLDFAIWSAGAITVPVYETSSAEQIQWILGDSGAVACLVESPTHEATVESVRDRLPELANIWQIERDALARLQAAGDGISDDEVEARSALADADSPATIVYTSGTTGRPKGCVLSHRSFFAECGNIVERLRPLFRTGESSVLLFLPIAHVFGRLVQVAAVMAPIKLGHAPDIKNLTDDLASFRPKLVLGVPRVFEKVYNSARAKAQADGRGKIFDKAADVAIAYSRALDTPEGPSLGLKLKYKVFDRLVYGRLRAVLGGRATHAISGGAPLGERLGHFYRGIGFTVLEGYGLTESCAATAFNPWDRQKIGSVGQPLPGSVVRIADDGEVLLHGEHLFTEYWNNPSATKEALSDGWFHTGDLGTLDEDGYLAITGRKKEILVTAGGKNVAPAVIEDRIRAHALIAECMVVGDGRPFIGALITLDEEFLPRWAQEHGHPAGVTPAQLAEDPQLLAAVQRAVDDGNAAVSKAESVRKFSILPTQFTEESGHVTPSLKLKRNVVAKDFAEDIEALYRA comes from the coding sequence TTGCGCGAGTTCAGCCTTCCGGCCCTGTACGAGGTCCCCGCGGACGGCAATCTGACGGATCTCATCCGCCGAAATGCCGCGCAGCACCCGGATGTTGCCGTCATGGGACGCAAGGTGAACGGAGAGTGGCAGGACGTCACCGCCGCCGCCTTCCTCGCCGAGGTCCGCGCCGCCGCCAAAGGCCTGATCGCCTCCGGGGTCGGGCCCGGCGACCGGGTCGGTCTGATGTCGCGCACCCGCTACGAGTGGACGCTGCTGGACTTCGCCATCTGGAGCGCCGGCGCGATCACCGTCCCGGTGTACGAGACCAGTTCCGCCGAGCAGATCCAGTGGATCCTCGGCGACTCCGGCGCGGTGGCCTGCCTGGTGGAGTCCCCCACCCACGAGGCGACCGTCGAGTCGGTCCGCGACCGGCTGCCGGAGCTGGCGAACATCTGGCAGATCGAACGGGACGCCCTCGCCCGGCTGCAGGCCGCGGGCGACGGGATCTCCGACGACGAGGTGGAGGCGCGCAGCGCGCTCGCCGACGCCGACTCGCCGGCCACCATCGTCTACACCTCCGGCACCACCGGCCGCCCCAAGGGCTGTGTGCTCAGCCACCGCAGCTTCTTCGCCGAGTGCGGCAACATCGTCGAGCGGCTGCGTCCGCTGTTCCGCACCGGTGAGTCCTCGGTGCTCCTCTTCCTCCCCATCGCGCATGTCTTCGGCCGGCTGGTGCAGGTCGCCGCGGTGATGGCGCCCATCAAGCTGGGCCACGCCCCCGACATCAAGAACCTCACCGACGACCTCGCCTCCTTCCGGCCGAAGCTGGTCCTGGGCGTGCCCCGGGTCTTCGAGAAGGTCTACAACTCGGCGCGGGCCAAGGCGCAGGCCGACGGCCGGGGCAAGATCTTCGACAAGGCGGCGGACGTCGCGATCGCCTACAGCCGCGCGCTGGACACCCCGGAAGGCCCGTCGCTCGGCCTGAAGCTGAAGTACAAGGTCTTCGACCGTCTCGTGTACGGCAGGCTGCGCGCCGTCCTCGGCGGCCGCGCCACCCACGCCATCTCCGGCGGCGCCCCGCTCGGCGAACGCCTGGGCCACTTCTACCGCGGTATCGGCTTCACCGTGCTGGAGGGCTACGGCCTGACGGAGTCCTGCGCGGCCACCGCCTTCAACCCCTGGGACCGGCAGAAGATCGGCAGTGTGGGCCAGCCGCTGCCCGGCTCGGTCGTCCGGATCGCCGACGACGGCGAGGTGCTGCTGCACGGCGAGCACCTGTTCACCGAGTACTGGAACAACCCGTCGGCCACCAAGGAGGCGCTGTCCGACGGCTGGTTCCACACCGGCGACCTCGGCACCCTCGACGAGGACGGCTACCTCGCCATCACCGGCCGCAAGAAGGAAATCCTCGTCACCGCGGGCGGCAAGAACGTCGCCCCGGCCGTGATCGAGGACCGTATCCGGGCGCACGCCCTGATCGCCGAGTGCATGGTCGTCGGCGACGGCAGGCCGTTCATCGGCGCGCTGATCACCCTCGACGAGGAGTTCCTGCCCCGCTGGGCCCAGGAGCACGGCCACCCGGCCGGGGTGACACCGGCTCAGCTCGCCGAGGACCCGCAGCTGCTGGCCGCCGTCCAGCGCGCGGTCGACGACGGCAACGCGGCGGTCTCCAAGGCCGAGTCGGTACGCAAGTTCAGCATCCTGCCGACCCAGTTCACCGAGGAGTCGGGCCATGTCACGCCGTCGCTGAAGCTCAAGCGGAACGTGGTGGCGAAGGACTTCGCCGAGGACATCGAGGCGCTCTACCGCGCGTAG
- a CDS encoding C40 family peptidase: MASHRRPKQPSRTRVTVLTATAAAAVALSSQAAQADPHQSKKDVKSEVDKLYGEAEQATEKYNGVKEQQEKLQKEVDDLQDKVARGQGELNQLRKGLGAVASGQYRSGSIDPSVQLFLSGDPDSYLEKAATLDQLSGKQADQLKTIADKQRRLAQERAEAASKIEDLSETRKALGDKKDEIKGKLGKAQELLNKMTAKERAAMQAEEDRANRSNSRVNLGDDVPASQRGAAALSAAQSKIGSPYVWGATGPSSFDCSGLTSWAYQQAGQSLPRTSQAQASAGTQISSQSALKPGDLVLFYSDLHHIGLYAGNGQVLHAPKPGANVRYESINNMPFMYGVRV, from the coding sequence GTGGCGTCCCACCGTCGACCCAAGCAGCCGAGCCGTACCCGCGTGACCGTGCTGACCGCCACCGCCGCCGCGGCCGTGGCCCTCTCGTCCCAGGCCGCCCAGGCCGACCCCCACCAGTCGAAGAAGGACGTCAAGTCCGAGGTCGACAAGCTCTACGGGGAGGCCGAGCAGGCCACCGAGAAGTACAACGGCGTCAAGGAGCAGCAGGAGAAGCTCCAGAAGGAGGTCGACGACCTCCAGGACAAGGTCGCCCGTGGTCAGGGTGAGCTCAACCAGCTCCGCAAGGGTCTCGGCGCGGTCGCCTCCGGCCAGTACCGCAGCGGCAGCATCGACCCCTCGGTCCAGCTGTTCCTCTCCGGCGACCCGGACTCCTACCTCGAAAAGGCCGCCACGCTCGACCAGTTGAGCGGCAAGCAGGCCGACCAGCTGAAGACCATCGCGGACAAGCAGCGCCGGCTCGCCCAGGAGCGCGCGGAGGCCGCGAGCAAGATCGAGGACCTCTCCGAGACCCGTAAGGCGCTCGGTGACAAGAAGGACGAGATCAAGGGCAAGCTCGGCAAGGCGCAGGAGCTGCTCAACAAGATGACCGCCAAGGAGCGGGCGGCCATGCAGGCCGAGGAGGACCGCGCCAACCGCAGCAACTCGCGGGTCAACCTCGGCGATGACGTGCCGGCTTCGCAGCGCGGTGCGGCCGCCCTGTCCGCCGCTCAGTCCAAGATAGGTTCGCCGTACGTCTGGGGCGCCACCGGCCCGTCGTCCTTCGACTGCTCGGGTCTGACCTCCTGGGCGTACCAGCAGGCCGGCCAGTCGCTGCCGCGCACCTCGCAGGCACAGGCCAGCGCCGGTACCCAGATCAGCTCGCAGAGCGCCCTCAAGCCCGGCGATCTGGTGCTCTTCTACAGCGACCTGCACCACATCGGCCTCTATGCGGGCAACGGCCAGGTCCTGCACGCACCGAAGCCGGGCGCCAACGTGCGCTACGAGTCGATCAACAACATGCCCTTCATGTATGGCGTGCGGGTCTGA
- a CDS encoding glycosyltransferase family 4 protein has product MHKTLIVTNDFPPRPGGIQAFLHSMALRLDPTQVVVYASTWKRSEEGRAATAAFDADQPFPVIRDRTTMLLPTPGATRRATGLLREHGCSSVWFGAAAPLGLMAPALRAAGARRIVATTHGHEAGWAQLPAARQLLRRIGTGTDTLTYLGEYTRSRIAGALTPEAAARMVQLPPGVDEKTFHPGSGGDAVRERLGLAGRPVVVCVSRLVPRKGQDTLIEAMPAILSAVPEAVLLIVGGGPYEQDLHALAREKGVADAVRFTGAVPWEELPAHYGAGDVFAMPCRTRRGGLDVEGLGIVYLEASATGLPVVAGDSGGAPDAVLEGETGWVVPGGSPAPTADRIIALLRDPALRRSMGERGRAWVEEKWRWDLLAERLKEWL; this is encoded by the coding sequence GTGCACAAGACCTTGATCGTCACGAACGACTTCCCGCCCCGGCCGGGCGGGATCCAGGCCTTCCTGCACAGCATGGCGCTGCGCCTGGACCCCACCCAGGTCGTCGTCTACGCCTCGACCTGGAAGCGCAGCGAGGAGGGGCGCGCGGCCACCGCCGCCTTCGACGCGGATCAGCCGTTCCCGGTGATCCGGGACCGTACGACGATGCTGCTGCCGACCCCGGGGGCGACCCGGCGGGCCACCGGCCTCCTGCGCGAACACGGCTGCTCCTCCGTATGGTTCGGGGCCGCGGCGCCGCTCGGGCTGATGGCGCCCGCGCTCCGTGCGGCCGGCGCACGCCGCATCGTGGCGACCACGCACGGCCACGAGGCGGGCTGGGCGCAGCTGCCGGCCGCCCGCCAACTGCTGCGCCGGATCGGTACGGGGACGGACACCCTCACCTACCTCGGCGAGTACACCCGCTCGCGGATCGCCGGTGCGCTCACCCCGGAGGCCGCCGCGCGGATGGTCCAACTCCCGCCCGGCGTCGACGAGAAGACCTTCCACCCCGGTTCGGGCGGCGACGCCGTACGGGAGCGGCTCGGGCTCGCCGGGCGGCCGGTGGTGGTGTGTGTCTCGCGGCTGGTGCCGCGCAAGGGCCAGGACACCCTCATCGAGGCGATGCCGGCCATCCTGTCCGCGGTGCCCGAGGCCGTGCTGCTGATCGTCGGCGGCGGCCCGTACGAGCAGGACCTGCACGCGCTGGCCCGGGAGAAGGGCGTCGCGGACGCGGTGCGCTTCACCGGCGCGGTCCCGTGGGAGGAGCTGCCGGCCCACTACGGCGCCGGCGACGTCTTCGCGATGCCGTGCCGCACCCGCCGCGGCGGGCTCGACGTCGAGGGCCTCGGCATCGTCTACCTGGAGGCCTCCGCCACCGGCCTGCCCGTGGTGGCGGGTGACTCGGGCGGAGCCCCCGACGCCGTCCTGGAGGGCGAGACCGGCTGGGTCGTCCCCGGCGGGTCCCCGGCCCCGACGGCCGACCGCATCATCGCCCTGCTCCGGGACCCCGCGCTGCGCCGCTCGATGGGCGAACGCGGCCGTGCCTGGGTGGAGGAGAAGTGGCGCTGGGACCTGCTGGCGGAACGGCTGAAGGAATGGCTGTAG
- a CDS encoding NlpC/P60 family protein, with amino-acid sequence MVSHRRTSQHGQTTLAGVTVVSAALATAAAALSAPPASADPAGHPSTAREAATARVDSLYAQAERATEKYNGAQARTKELRHEVAALQDRTARAQERVNRMRGRLGALAAAQYRAGGVDPTVRLMLSERPDTYLEKASALDRLGNRQADELRGLRAATRSLEQQRREGARKLAELETSRKAVARHKKDVQRRLATARRLLNALPKGDRAAYERASRSDGHREAVPDLGGAVPASGRAAAAVAAVRAAVGRPYAWGSSGPSSFDCSGLTQWAYGRAGVSLPRTSQAQRGAGRQVPLGQAQPGDLVIYRSDASHVGMYVGNGQVVHAPYPGARVRYDPVGMMPISSVTRP; translated from the coding sequence GTGGTGTCCCACCGCCGTACCTCGCAGCACGGCCAGACCACCCTCGCCGGGGTCACCGTTGTGTCGGCCGCCCTGGCGACCGCGGCCGCCGCGCTGTCGGCTCCACCGGCCTCCGCCGACCCCGCGGGCCACCCGTCCACCGCCCGTGAGGCGGCGACCGCACGGGTCGACAGCCTCTACGCGCAGGCGGAGCGGGCCACCGAGAAGTACAACGGCGCACAGGCCCGGACCAAGGAGCTGCGCCACGAGGTGGCGGCCCTCCAGGACCGCACCGCCCGCGCCCAGGAGCGGGTCAACCGGATGCGCGGCCGGCTGGGCGCGCTGGCCGCCGCCCAGTACCGGGCGGGCGGGGTGGACCCCACGGTGCGGCTGATGCTCTCCGAACGGCCCGACACCTACCTGGAGAAGGCCTCCGCGCTCGACCGGCTCGGCAACCGGCAGGCCGATGAGCTGCGCGGCCTCCGGGCGGCCACGCGCTCCCTGGAGCAGCAGCGCAGGGAGGGCGCCAGGAAGCTCGCGGAGCTGGAGACCAGCCGCAAGGCCGTCGCCCGCCACAAGAAGGACGTCCAGCGCCGGCTGGCCACCGCGCGACGGCTGCTGAACGCGCTCCCCAAGGGCGACAGGGCGGCCTACGAACGGGCCTCCCGGAGCGACGGTCACCGCGAGGCGGTCCCGGACCTGGGCGGCGCCGTACCGGCCTCCGGGCGGGCCGCCGCCGCCGTCGCCGCGGTGCGCGCCGCGGTGGGCCGCCCGTACGCCTGGGGGAGCAGCGGCCCCTCGTCCTTCGACTGCTCCGGACTCACCCAATGGGCCTACGGCCGGGCCGGAGTCTCCCTCCCGCGTACCTCGCAGGCCCAGCGGGGCGCCGGACGGCAGGTGCCGCTCGGTCAGGCACAACCCGGTGACCTGGTCATCTACCGTTCGGACGCCAGCCACGTCGGGATGTACGTCGGCAACGGCCAAGTGGTCCACGCGCCCTACCCCGGCGCACGGGTCCGCTACGACCCCGTGGGGATGATGCCGATCTCGTCCGTCACCAGGCCCTGA
- a CDS encoding Lrp/AsnC family transcriptional regulator encodes MITSIVLIKTSVDQIPEIAEKIAALDGVSEVYSVTGAHDLIAMVRVAAHDDLADVIPGRISKIPGVAATETHIAFRTYSQHDLEAAFAIGLEA; translated from the coding sequence GTGATCACGTCGATCGTGCTCATCAAGACCAGCGTGGACCAGATCCCGGAGATCGCCGAGAAGATCGCCGCACTGGACGGGGTCAGCGAGGTCTACTCGGTCACCGGGGCCCACGACCTGATCGCCATGGTGCGGGTCGCCGCCCACGACGACCTCGCGGACGTCATCCCCGGCCGCATCAGCAAGATCCCCGGCGTCGCCGCCACGGAAACGCATATTGCGTTCCGCACGTATAGCCAGCATGACCTTGAGGCCGCCTTTGCGATTGGGCTGGAGGCCTAG
- a CDS encoding NYN domain-containing protein, whose amino-acid sequence MVDRPEGEPGAQRDDVPEGAADEVLDRPLPEGVRRRVVALTAESFGALTVAELPPPLRQYARFTPTRRAKFAGNAMAAALESDAVFRQRIAGKLREAQPELTAALEHGTPPAAADPLDVAAAAYVLRPEGWVKLVAAAGEEAQRARAERAGEEAEQELARLREELAQARGEARTEADRIRVDLDAVRKENESLRRKLRSALSDVKRGEAAVRKAEAALTEARDRAATEKTTADSEVRRLKGRIAEAETALETSRRAAREGRSVEDMRLRLLLDTVLDAAQGLRRELALPPANVHPADTVEAVAPGRMTPKDIATRALSEMDPALLDQLLALPQAHLVVDGYNVTKTGYPTMPLEKQRLRLLGGLAVLAAQTGAEMTCVFDGAELAAPVLLAPPRGVRVLFSKPGVTADELIRQLVRAEPPGRPVVVVSTDREVADGVAKAGARPVASALLLKRLART is encoded by the coding sequence GTGGTGGACCGTCCAGAAGGGGAGCCGGGGGCCCAGCGTGACGACGTACCCGAGGGTGCGGCGGACGAGGTGCTCGACCGACCGCTGCCCGAGGGCGTACGGCGCCGTGTCGTGGCGCTCACCGCGGAGTCGTTCGGCGCGCTGACGGTCGCCGAACTCCCGCCCCCGCTGCGGCAGTACGCCCGGTTCACCCCGACTCGTCGGGCCAAATTCGCCGGAAACGCGATGGCCGCGGCGCTGGAGAGCGACGCGGTCTTCCGGCAGCGGATCGCGGGCAAGCTGCGGGAGGCGCAGCCGGAACTCACCGCGGCGCTGGAGCACGGCACCCCGCCCGCGGCCGCCGATCCGCTCGATGTCGCGGCGGCGGCCTATGTGCTGCGGCCCGAAGGCTGGGTCAAGCTCGTTGCGGCGGCCGGTGAGGAGGCCCAGCGGGCGCGCGCCGAGCGGGCCGGCGAGGAGGCCGAGCAGGAGCTGGCCCGGCTGCGCGAGGAGCTGGCGCAGGCGCGCGGCGAGGCCCGTACGGAGGCCGACCGGATCCGGGTGGACCTGGACGCCGTCCGCAAGGAGAACGAGTCGCTGCGGCGCAAGCTGCGCAGCGCGCTCAGCGACGTCAAGCGCGGTGAGGCCGCGGTCCGCAAGGCCGAGGCCGCGCTGACGGAGGCGCGGGACCGGGCGGCCACGGAGAAGACCACCGCGGACAGCGAAGTGCGCCGGCTCAAGGGCCGGATCGCCGAGGCCGAGACGGCGCTGGAGACCAGCCGGCGGGCCGCCCGTGAGGGCCGCAGCGTCGAGGACATGCGGCTGCGCCTGCTGCTGGACACGGTCCTGGACGCGGCACAGGGGCTGCGCCGCGAACTGGCCCTGCCGCCCGCGAACGTCCACCCGGCGGACACCGTCGAGGCGGTCGCGCCGGGGCGGATGACGCCCAAGGACATCGCGACCCGGGCGCTGTCGGAGATGGACCCGGCGCTGCTCGACCAGCTTCTCGCCCTGCCGCAGGCGCATTTGGTGGTGGACGGCTACAACGTCACCAAAACCGGCTATCCGACCATGCCGCTCGAAAAGCAGCGGCTGCGGCTGCTGGGTGGTCTCGCGGTACTGGCGGCGCAGACCGGCGCCGAGATGACCTGTGTCTTCGACGGGGCGGAGCTGGCGGCGCCGGTGCTGCTCGCACCGCCGCGCGGGGTCCGGGTCCTGTTCAGCAAACCGGGCGTAACGGCCGATGAGTTGATTCGTCAGCTCGTAAGGGCCGAACCGCCCGGCCGCCCGGTCGTCGTGGTCTCCACGGACCGGGAAGTGGCCGACGGGGTGGCGAAGGCCGGGGCCCGCCCGGTCGCATCGGCCTTGCTTCTCAAGCGACTTGCCAGGACCTGA
- a CDS encoding metallophosphoesterase family protein codes for MRVHVVSDVHGNSRDLAAAGAGADALVCLGDLVLFLDYADHSRGIFPDLFGVANADALVELRTARRFEEARALGRQLWGGLDRTGVSRESVIEGAVRRQYAELFEAFPTPTYATYGNVDIPRLWPEYAGPGTTVLDGQRVEIGGRVFGFVGGGLTTPMRTPYEISDEEYAAKIEAVGEVDVLCTHIPPDVPELCYDTVARRFERGSAALLHAIRTTRPRYSLFGHVHQPLARRIRIDGTECVNVGHFNATGTPYVLEW; via the coding sequence ATGCGTGTGCATGTGGTCAGTGACGTACACGGCAACAGCCGGGACCTCGCGGCGGCCGGAGCCGGCGCCGATGCCCTGGTCTGCCTCGGTGACCTGGTCCTCTTCCTCGACTATGCCGACCACTCGCGCGGCATCTTCCCCGACCTCTTCGGCGTCGCGAACGCCGACGCGCTGGTCGAACTGCGCACCGCCCGCCGCTTCGAGGAGGCCCGCGCACTGGGCCGCCAACTGTGGGGCGGACTGGACCGTACCGGCGTGAGCCGGGAGTCGGTCATCGAGGGCGCGGTCCGCCGGCAGTACGCCGAACTCTTCGAGGCCTTCCCGACTCCCACGTACGCCACCTACGGCAACGTCGACATACCGCGCCTGTGGCCCGAGTACGCCGGACCCGGCACCACCGTCCTGGACGGCCAGCGGGTGGAGATCGGCGGCCGGGTCTTCGGGTTCGTCGGCGGCGGTCTGACCACCCCCATGCGCACGCCCTACGAGATCAGCGACGAGGAGTACGCCGCCAAGATCGAGGCGGTCGGCGAGGTGGACGTGCTGTGCACCCATATCCCGCCCGACGTCCCCGAGCTCTGCTACGACACCGTCGCCCGCCGCTTCGAGCGCGGCAGCGCGGCCCTGCTGCACGCCATCCGCACCACCCGGCCGCGCTACTCCCTCTTCGGCCATGTGCACCAGCCGCTCGCCCGCCGGATCCGGATCGACGGTACGGAATGCGTCAATGTCGGCCACTTCAACGCGACCGGGACGCCCTACGTCCTGGAGTGGTGA